From Paraglaciecola sp. L1A13:
TTTGGCGACCCGAATTAACCGACGATGAAAAACGTTTGATCACAGACATGCTTGTGGCCGTCGACGAGTTTTCAGAGCAAGGATAAATTTCTGTAAAGAACGAGTTAGCAAGTAAACCTTGTTAGCTCACTCTTCGCTTGAAAATATTTCCAAGGCCGAACCAAAGTGCAACTTCAAGTGAAAACCCGAGTATAAAAAAAGCAGCAACCCCAGTCATATTGCCAGCTGAGTAACACAGCAGTGCAGCAAGAATAACAACGATTGATAACAACACCCTGTATATTAATCTCAAAATACTTCCTTAATGAAATACCCCTCTGATGACTACATTAAAGCAACCAGACGACTTTAAAACGAGGTTTTAACTGCAACAAAGTGTTGCCATGCTACATATGCGTTTATTCACCTTGGGTATGATGCTCTATACCTTAGTATCAGCCTGTAGATTTTTTAAACAGTTAAAATAGGGTCTACTAACGTCATTGAAACAAGATTAAAACGTCCATAAGACCTGAGGAATTGACCATGTTGAAAGTTGTTAAAGCTTCTATCGCCATCGCCGTTACATCTATTGTGGTTGCTGCACCTGCTCAAGCTGATGTAGCCGAAGCATTACAGAACATTTGCACCATCGTAAAAGCCGATGATAAAAGTGAGCTGCGTAAAAAGATGAAACGTGTTCAGTCAGATTACCGCCTTAAATTGCAAGATTATTATGCAGGTATTAGCTGCGGCGGCAACAGTTTAATTCGCACAGCCATGTTAAATGACGCAGTAGAAACCGGCACTTTAATGGTCAAAAAGATGCCTAAAAGTGACTTGAGCTCACCAGAGCAAGACGGTAAAACGGTTGTGGCTTGGGCCTCTGAAAATGGCTTAACGAGCTCACCGATTGTTGCGGTATTGAACGACCGTATATAACGGATACAGATAGATATATTGCTTTCGCGTGTTGGCAACCAGCTTTTATCAAGCCTTTTTGAACTGACGCAAGTAAAAAAACAATGCTAAATTTGGTTGTTTAACACGCACCATATAAAAAACGGGCCTCAATTGAGGCCCGTTTTTATTTGTGTTATTAATCACGCTCAAAACTAGGGATTTAGCGACATTTTCCCTTTGACTTCACGACCCATCACTTTATTCAAAGCGTCTTTAGCTTGCGCTAATGGGAGTGCTTCGTCTACCACCACTTTTACTTTACCTTGCACGTACCAGGTGAGTAATTCACGCATATTTTGTGCAAAATCTTGCGGCTGGTGCTGAGTGAATGAGCCCCAGAAAACGCCAATCACTGAGTACCCTTTTACCAAGGCCAAGTTCACTGGAAACTCAGGAATAGTACCACCAGCAAATCCAACCACTAACAAACGACCGTTCCAAGCCATACTGCGTGAGCAAGCATTGAATGCATCACCACCAACACACTCATAAACCACGTCTACGCCTTTGCCGTTGGTCACTTCTTTAATGGCCGTTTTAAGGTCCACTTCAGAGTAATTAATTAATATGTCGGCGCCATTTGCTTTAGCCATATCTAGTTTTTCTTGGGTGGAACAAACAGCGATAACAGTTGCCCCCATTTGCTTACCAATTTGTACTGCCGCTAAACCAGTACCGCCAGCGGCACCTGTAACTAATAATGTCTCACCTGGTTGAATATTCGCTCGCTGCTTTAATCCATGATGAGCTGTTGCGTGTGCCGTGACGAGTCCTGCTGCTTCATCAAAAGAAATTTCATCGGGTATAGGCATAACATGCGTTGCCGCGCACGCTACTTTTTCAGCGTAACCGCCAAGCATACATAGTGCGATAACACGTTGGCCAACTTTAAGGTGCTTCACGCCCTCACCTAGTTCAATGATAACGCCAGCCACTTCATTTCCTGGTATAAAAGGCACTTCGGGCTTCATTTGATACAGGCCCTGCACAATTAAGCCATCGGGAAAGTTTACCCCACAAGCCTTAATATCGACTACAACTTGCCCTTTACCAGCCTTAGGGTCGGCTACTTCTTTGTATTCTAAATTCTCTACGGGACCAAAAGCATTACAAACGATGGCTTTCATTATTCACTCCGTTATTTATCGCTGCGCCCCTATTACCAGAGGCGCGATTAAATTGTGATTATTGCAAGATCTTTAACGCGTACTGAGCCAAGGGCTGAACTAGTTTGCCAACTTGCAACGCTTGCTTGTTTGATGCATTACCGTCAACGGCGCGTTTTGCCACACCTTGCGCAATAGCACCTAACCTGAAAAAACTAAACGCTAAATAGAAGTTCCAATTATCGATTCCCTCAATACCAACCAATTTGCAATACTCAGCTACATATTCTTCTTCGCTGGGGATCCCCAATGCAGTCCTGTCAACATCCCCTAAACCTGTTGCTTTGCCAACGTTGTCAGGTAAGCGCAACTGCATACATTGGTAAGCTAAATCCGCGTAAGGATGGCCAAGCGTTGATAATTCCCAATCAAGCACGGCAATAATGTCAGATGAGTCTTTGGCAAACATCAGATTATCCATGCGATAATCACCATGGACCAATGAGACTTTGCCATCTTCTTCAGGGATATTTTTTTCAAGCCAACTAATAAGCTGGTCCATCTCTGGGATTTCATGGGTCTCAGATAGACGATATTGCTTGGTCCAGCGACTGATTTGCCGCTCAAAATAGTTACCTGGTTTACCGTAGTCCCCAAGGCCGACTTCGTCGACATTGACACTGTGCATCGTGGCCATGACTTTAGCCATATTTTGATACATGATGCTACGGGTTTTATTATCAGTGATTTCAGGTAAAGAGCTGTCCCAGTATACGTTTCCGTCCATAAACTCCATGACATAAAACATACTACCAATCACATCAACGTCTTCACAAAGATGATAAACCTTGGCTACCGGAACATCTGTATTCTCCAATGCCTTGATCACTCGGTATTCACGATCAACAGCATGGGCTGACTTTAACAATTTGCCCGGTGGTTGGCGACGCAGCACATAGGTTGCATTCGCAGTCTCTAGTTTGAAGGTGGGGTTTGACTGCCCACCCGCAAACTTAGTGGCCGTTACCGGACCACTAAAACCGGCAATATGTTCAGCTAAATAGGTGGCTAAGCGTTCTTCGTCTAACTGTTCTACACCGCTTTGCTTACTCATTGCTCATACTCCAATTATGCGTTGTAATCTTTGATAAGGTTACGCCCAAGTTGCATCATATGCACTTGGTCCGGACCATCTGCTAAGCGTATTGTACGTGCATACGCATAGCTTCCTGCCAAAATAAAGTCTTGGCTAGTACCTGCTGCACCATGCATTTGAATGGCTTCATCGATAACCTTGCACGCCATAGTTGGTGCAACAATTTTGATTGCGGCAATGATATCTCGTGCGACTTTATTGCCGTAACGATCCATCTTGTCAGCAGCTTTAAGCGTTAATAGACGCGCTTGTTCAATTTCACAGTACATTTTCGCTATGCTTTCTCGCACAGATTGCTGTTTGCTCAGTGGCTGACCAAAAGCTACCCGTGATTCAACTCGTTCGCAGGCTAAATCTAGCGCACGTTGGGCACAACCAATCAAACGCATACAGTGGTGAATCCGTCCTGGGCCTAAGCGACCTTGAGCAATTTCAAAACCTTTACCTTCACCAACTAATAAACTTGAGGCAGGTACACGAACATTTTCAAACAACACTTCTGCGTGTCCGACAGGTTCGTCATAAAAGCCCATTGCACTTAAAGGACGTACAATCGTCACACCTTTTGTATCGATAGGCACAAGCACTTGTGATTGCTGTTCATGTCGCGGAGCAGATGGATCTGTCTTACCCATAACTACCAGTATCTTGCAATCTTCGTTCATAGCACCGCTGGTATACCATTTACGTCCGTTTATAACGTATTCATCACCTTCACGTACAATAGAGGTTTCAATATTGGTAGCATCTGAAGATGCAACAGCGGGTTCAGTCATGGCAAAACCTGAACGTACTTTGCCTTCAAGCAGTGGCTCTAACCACTTTTTCTTGTCCGCTTCAGATCCATATCGAGCCAATACTTCCATATTGCCTGTATCGGGTGCACTGCAGTTGAACACTTCAGAGCTCCACATCACACGACCCATAATTTCGCATAAAGGCGCATACTCTAGGTTGTTCAAACCTGCACCGTAAGGCAGATACTCTTCAGGTAAGAATAGATTCCACAAACCTGCGGCCTTCGCTTTCTCTTTTAACTCTTCTATTAATGGTAACGTTTTCCAACGTATATCTGGATTAGCGCTGGCAGCTTGCACGTCGGCTAAATATTGTTTTTCATTTGGGTAAATGTGCTCATCCATAAAGGCTTCTAAACGAGCAATAAGATCTTGTGTTTTCTCTGAATAATCGAAGTTCATAGTATTTTATTCCATTTAACTAAACGTGACTGCACCAACACGCTCGGGTATATCGAGATGCGGTACATTATTGAAGCTACTTAACCGCACAGTATCGCGATTAAAGAAGAAATGACTGTAACTGGCGTTACGAACTTGCATGTTGAGTTCGATTACATGCTTGGCATCAAGCTCAAGTACTATGCTCATTAACATGGAAATAGCCCCTCCTGAACTGACCAAAAGAATGGGTTTGTCATGAGTCTCCTTGCGCATTGCACTGAGCACGGCAAAGACTCGCTGACGAAACTCTCCCCACGTTTCTTTCAACATGCTGGGGTCTAACTGTTCATTGGACCAAGCTCCCATCGCTTTTTTAAGCAATCGGTAAAACTCCGCCGGTGGCGCACCTTTTTGCACAGCGTCCTTGGGATGATCTGTTAAATAAGCGGTAGCAATATTTTGAAAATCAAACTCATTTAATCCGGTATGGGTTACCGTATCCAAATGAGTATTCAAGCCACGAAGAATACCGCTGGCCGTTTCTTTATGGCGAACCATTTCACCTAACCACAATTGGCTAAACTCAAGATTACGCTCAGCGAGATACTCACCCAACCAGTCGGACTGCTGATGGCCTAGTGGGCTCAACTTGTCGTAATTATCTGCACCGAAAGATGCTTGTCCGTGACGTACAATATAAAACTCTGACATGTAACCACCTCAGTTTAAATCTGAAAATGATAGTAGAGACAAAGCTACTATTAGTTTAATTGATTATTTTAATGGTTTTGTATTGATTAACATTATGTCTCTAATAAAGGTATGGGTGACGAGGGTTGCGCGCTATTAATAACCACAGAAAAGTAATTAACATTTTACTAACGTAGCATTTACTTTTAATTATAAAACTTGCACTCTTATGCTCATCCGACTAGTTGCATTATTTGCAATGTGTTGGGTTCCGTAGCCCTTACTGATGTCAAAATTCAAATAATAAAATGTAAGGGCCTCAGCTAACACATGAAGAGAAGTATAATAATGCCCAAGTTACCCAATCGTTTAAAACGTACCCCATTAGCTTCATTAATTACCTTGAGTCTTGCCCTTAATAGTGGATTTTCTTTAGCTCAAGAGAAAACGCCTGAAGAAAAGGGATTAGAAACTATCACTGTGACCGCGCAAAAACGTGCGCAAAATCTTCAAGAAGTGCCTGTGTCGGTTACCGCCTTTAATGGCGAAGCGATGGCTGAAGCGGTGATAAAAGATATGTATGACCTGCAAACCAATGTGCCGGGCTTAGGTGCATTTCAGAGTCAAAGTGCCACCAACTCCAGTTTCTCGATTCGAGGTGTGGGCACATCTTCACAAAACTTTGGTTTAGAATCATCGGTAGGCTTATACGTTGACGGCGTTTATAGAGCGCGCCAAAACTCAATGATTAATAACTTGGTGGACGTTGCTGCGGTTGAAGTGTTGCGCGGACCTCAAGGTACATTATTCGGTAAAAACACCCCCTCAGGAGCCATTTTAATATCGACTGTAGCACCAAGTCATGGCGGCGGTGACGGCTTTGTTGAGGCGACAGTAGGTAATTACGGCTTGGTGAATTTATCCGGGGCAATGTCTGTATCAGCAATTGACGATGTGTTGGCATTTCGCGCCACTGGCTTCTCGAGTAATCGTGATGGCACCATCAGCGATGTTAACTTAGGTGAAGATACCTTGAACGACCGGGATCGTTTTGGCGGTCGCTTACAAGCGCTTTATACGCCAAATGAAGATATGTCTTTACGGATTATTGCTGATTATGCCGAAATTGACGAAATATGCTGCGGTGCACCAGTGCAATTGAGCAATTTTGAAGCCAACGAAATACCGGGTAAATTTGGCACTGACGCCGCAATTGACCAACTAGGAGGCACTCGCTTCCCAGGTGGCGAGGCATTCTTCGACCGAGAAGTAGCGGTATCGTTTTTACCTGTAGCGACGATGAAAGACCGAGGGATCTCTGCTGAATTTGATTGGGACTTAGATGAAAACTATACCTTTGTTTCTATATCAGCCTATCGCTCATTCGATTCGTACGACAATATCGATAGTGACTTCACCGATGCAGATTTATTTGGTACCAGTAACGATTCACAACAAAACTCGTTTTCACAAGAATTTCGTTTAGATTACACCAGCGAAGATCTTAACTTTATTCTGGGTGCCTACTACTTTACCCAAGACCTAGATCTTGAATACAGCTTATACACAGATACTATTTTTGATGGTTTTGCGCTTGGGGTACTAGGCCAGAATGTTGATGCATTAACAGGCGTAGAGGGCTCATTTAGTAGCTTATTAGGGGGTATCGATGGTTTGGCTTCATTGGGACTTATTGCTCCACGAGCAGCGGGGGCACCTGCTGGAACTGGCTTTAACCATGTTGCGGAACAGGAACACAAGAGCTATGCAATATTTGGACAGTTCGATTATAAATTAAGCGATGAGTTTACCCTTACAGCTGGTTTGCGTTTCACCAAAGAGAAAAAAGATTTATTAACAGTATTTACCGAGGTAGGACCGGACATTAACGGTTTAGCAGATAACACCCCTGTTGATTTAGTAGCTGCATTAACCACAGCAGGCGGTATAGCGGCAGGTGCCATTGATTTGACCACTGCGGCAGGTCAAGCTACGTTGGTTAATTTTCAAGGGTTTAGTGAAGCAGGCTGGGCTTTCCCCCTACTTGGCACCACCACCAGTCCACGAAGTAATATTCAAGAAAGCTTAAGTGATGATCAAATTAGCGGCACGCTAAAACTCAGTTATCAGGCTGATAGCGATACCTTATTATACGCATCATATGGCAATGGCTATAAATCTGGTGGAACTAACACCGACCGTATTGCCGTTGGTTTCAATCCGATTTTTGAAGCTGAAACATCTCAATCGTTTGAACTCGGAATTAAGAAGGATTTCCGCGAGCAAAACTTGCGTGTCAATGCAGCAGCACACTACACCACTGTAGATGATTTTCAGGCGAACACGTTTACTGGCAATGGTTTTAATCTACAAAACGCCGGTGATTATGAAATATCAGGTATGGAGCTAGAAGCAACATGGTTGCCAGTTGAATCGGTCGAAGTACATTTGGGTTATGCCTTGGTTAATGCGGAATATAAAACCTTTGAAGCCGGAAACTGCTGGACCGCTTATACATGGCACACAGGTATTGACGACCCAGGCAGGGTCAATCCTGATGATAATTTCTGTGATCGTTCAGGAGATCGCCCAGGAGGAGAACCAGAAAACTATGCAGTGTTGAGTGTAAAGAAAGACTTCGAATTAAGTGATAGCATCTACGCTTACATTCAAGGTGAATTTAGTTACACAGGCGATGTTATCCTCGATGGCAGTAACGACCCATATGCGGTTCAAGACTCTTATAATATCCTGAATCTACGTTTATTTATGAATTTCACTGAATACGATATGGACGTTATTTTATGGGGCCGTAATGTGCTGGATGAAGAGTACATTAACCGTACAAACTTCAACACGCCTTTACAAGAGGGTAAACTTAACGCTTATATGGCTGAGCCTGCTACCTATGGCATTACACTGAAAAAACGCTTCTAAATAAGACGCTAAAATAAACAGCCGACTCAGGTCGGCTTTTTATTGCCTATTTTTCGGTTATCAAGTTAGATATCGACTTGTTATCATTGCTGCATATTCTGTGTTTGAAGTTTTTAAGGAAGCGTTGTGAATTTATTGATGTTAAGCAGCTCCAGAGCGGGCGAAGAAGAATATCTAGCCCATGCTAGGCAGATGATAGAAAGCCACTTGGCGGATTGCAAAAATATCGTTTTTATTTCTTATGCTGGCGTGACTATCAACTGGCCGAGATACACGGCGAAAGTGCAGGCAGCACTTCCTAAATTAGGTATTAGCGGCATTGAAGCACACGAAGATCGCCATGCGGCCTTAGCCCAAGCCGACGCCATTATGGTCGGTGGCGGCAATACCTTTAATCTATTGCACCAGTTATATAGCAATAACTTAATTGAATGCATTCAAGAACAAGTAAGTAAAGGCAAGCCTTATGTAGGCTGGAGTGCTGGAGCAAACATATGTGGTAATTCAATCCGTACCACCAATGATATGCCGATAGTATTTCCACCTTCATTTAATGCATTAAATCTGGTGCCTTTTCAGCTCAATCCTCATTACAGTGATTACCAACCACCTGGACATAACGGCGAAACTCGCGCCCAGCGCATAGCAGAGTTTTGTGTTCTCAATCCAACTATGCCTGTAATTGGT
This genomic window contains:
- a CDS encoding histidine phosphatase family protein encodes the protein MSEFYIVRHGQASFGADNYDKLSPLGHQQSDWLGEYLAERNLEFSQLWLGEMVRHKETASGILRGLNTHLDTVTHTGLNEFDFQNIATAYLTDHPKDAVQKGAPPAEFYRLLKKAMGAWSNEQLDPSMLKETWGEFRQRVFAVLSAMRKETHDKPILLVSSGGAISMLMSIVLELDAKHVIELNMQVRNASYSHFFFNRDTVRLSSFNNVPHLDIPERVGAVTFS
- a CDS encoding phosphotransferase; this translates as MSKQSGVEQLDEERLATYLAEHIAGFSGPVTATKFAGGQSNPTFKLETANATYVLRRQPPGKLLKSAHAVDREYRVIKALENTDVPVAKVYHLCEDVDVIGSMFYVMEFMDGNVYWDSSLPEITDNKTRSIMYQNMAKVMATMHSVNVDEVGLGDYGKPGNYFERQISRWTKQYRLSETHEIPEMDQLISWLEKNIPEEDGKVSLVHGDYRMDNLMFAKDSSDIIAVLDWELSTLGHPYADLAYQCMQLRLPDNVGKATGLGDVDRTALGIPSEEEYVAEYCKLVGIEGIDNWNFYLAFSFFRLGAIAQGVAKRAVDGNASNKQALQVGKLVQPLAQYALKILQ
- a CDS encoding NADPH:quinone oxidoreductase family protein, with amino-acid sequence MKAIVCNAFGPVENLEYKEVADPKAGKGQVVVDIKACGVNFPDGLIVQGLYQMKPEVPFIPGNEVAGVIIELGEGVKHLKVGQRVIALCMLGGYAEKVACAATHVMPIPDEISFDEAAGLVTAHATAHHGLKQRANIQPGETLLVTGAAGGTGLAAVQIGKQMGATVIAVCSTQEKLDMAKANGADILINYSEVDLKTAIKEVTNGKGVDVVYECVGGDAFNACSRSMAWNGRLLVVGFAGGTIPEFPVNLALVKGYSVIGVFWGSFTQHQPQDFAQNMRELLTWYVQGKVKVVVDEALPLAQAKDALNKVMGREVKGKMSLNP
- a CDS encoding DUF3718 domain-containing protein, with product MLKVVKASIAIAVTSIVVAAPAQADVAEALQNICTIVKADDKSELRKKMKRVQSDYRLKLQDYYAGISCGGNSLIRTAMLNDAVETGTLMVKKMPKSDLSSPEQDGKTVVAWASENGLTSSPIVAVLNDRI
- the pepE gene encoding dipeptidase PepE; the encoded protein is MLSSSRAGEEEYLAHARQMIESHLADCKNIVFISYAGVTINWPRYTAKVQAALPKLGISGIEAHEDRHAALAQADAIMVGGGNTFNLLHQLYSNNLIECIQEQVSKGKPYVGWSAGANICGNSIRTTNDMPIVFPPSFNALNLVPFQLNPHYSDYQPPGHNGETRAQRIAEFCVLNPTMPVIGLREGTALLRQGDTLTLQGDLPAVVFAKGSQNTIVPGQDLSAYLTPE
- a CDS encoding acyl-CoA dehydrogenase family protein, which translates into the protein MNFDYSEKTQDLIARLEAFMDEHIYPNEKQYLADVQAASANPDIRWKTLPLIEELKEKAKAAGLWNLFLPEEYLPYGAGLNNLEYAPLCEIMGRVMWSSEVFNCSAPDTGNMEVLARYGSEADKKKWLEPLLEGKVRSGFAMTEPAVASSDATNIETSIVREGDEYVINGRKWYTSGAMNEDCKILVVMGKTDPSAPRHEQQSQVLVPIDTKGVTIVRPLSAMGFYDEPVGHAEVLFENVRVPASSLLVGEGKGFEIAQGRLGPGRIHHCMRLIGCAQRALDLACERVESRVAFGQPLSKQQSVRESIAKMYCEIEQARLLTLKAADKMDRYGNKVARDIIAAIKIVAPTMACKVIDEAIQMHGAAGTSQDFILAGSYAYARTIRLADGPDQVHMMQLGRNLIKDYNA
- a CDS encoding TonB-dependent receptor — its product is MPKLPNRLKRTPLASLITLSLALNSGFSLAQEKTPEEKGLETITVTAQKRAQNLQEVPVSVTAFNGEAMAEAVIKDMYDLQTNVPGLGAFQSQSATNSSFSIRGVGTSSQNFGLESSVGLYVDGVYRARQNSMINNLVDVAAVEVLRGPQGTLFGKNTPSGAILISTVAPSHGGGDGFVEATVGNYGLVNLSGAMSVSAIDDVLAFRATGFSSNRDGTISDVNLGEDTLNDRDRFGGRLQALYTPNEDMSLRIIADYAEIDEICCGAPVQLSNFEANEIPGKFGTDAAIDQLGGTRFPGGEAFFDREVAVSFLPVATMKDRGISAEFDWDLDENYTFVSISAYRSFDSYDNIDSDFTDADLFGTSNDSQQNSFSQEFRLDYTSEDLNFILGAYYFTQDLDLEYSLYTDTIFDGFALGVLGQNVDALTGVEGSFSSLLGGIDGLASLGLIAPRAAGAPAGTGFNHVAEQEHKSYAIFGQFDYKLSDEFTLTAGLRFTKEKKDLLTVFTEVGPDINGLADNTPVDLVAALTTAGGIAAGAIDLTTAAGQATLVNFQGFSEAGWAFPLLGTTTSPRSNIQESLSDDQISGTLKLSYQADSDTLLYASYGNGYKSGGTNTDRIAVGFNPIFEAETSQSFELGIKKDFREQNLRVNAAAHYTTVDDFQANTFTGNGFNLQNAGDYEISGMELEATWLPVESVEVHLGYALVNAEYKTFEAGNCWTAYTWHTGIDDPGRVNPDDNFCDRSGDRPGGEPENYAVLSVKKDFELSDSIYAYIQGEFSYTGDVILDGSNDPYAVQDSYNILNLRLFMNFTEYDMDVILWGRNVLDEEYINRTNFNTPLQEGKLNAYMAEPATYGITLKKRF